A single genomic interval of Streptomyces sp. 1222.5 harbors:
- a CDS encoding LysR family transcriptional regulator, which translates to MSAPAHIDPRLLRAFVAVAEELHFTRAAARLYIAQQALSRDVRRLEQELGVELFVRTTRQVTPTADGERLLPHARRVLAAQDDLLAAFGQARPLLVDLNSPGLATGRRVLHRARELAPDCELMARYESGLTGAAAELLAGRLDASFGRWAGLEPALRSGLEQQPVRYEPMAVVLPEEHPLAGLPRVPVAALAGEQVYAGAGNPRTREWTDLARRLFEGHGIRLASPLPLAVGDEEFVRIMAKTRNPVLAVVDFPAMPGTVRRPLVDPVPLSPVSLVWRKGLVHPGLDALRRAAAELAEAEQWLRRPEDGWIPAIDDGVMSVQR; encoded by the coding sequence ATGTCCGCGCCCGCTCACATAGACCCCCGCCTGCTGCGCGCCTTCGTCGCCGTCGCAGAGGAACTCCACTTCACCCGGGCCGCCGCCCGCCTCTACATCGCCCAGCAGGCGCTCAGCCGGGACGTACGGCGGCTGGAGCAGGAGCTGGGCGTGGAGCTGTTCGTGCGGACCACCCGGCAGGTGACCCCGACCGCCGACGGCGAGCGACTGCTGCCGCACGCGCGGCGGGTGCTCGCCGCCCAGGACGACCTGCTCGCCGCGTTCGGACAGGCCCGCCCGCTGCTCGTGGACCTCAACTCACCGGGTCTGGCCACCGGCCGCCGCGTGCTGCACCGGGCGCGGGAACTCGCCCCGGACTGCGAGCTGATGGCCCGTTACGAGAGCGGCCTCACCGGAGCGGCCGCCGAACTGCTGGCGGGCCGGCTGGACGCCTCCTTCGGTCGTTGGGCCGGCCTGGAACCGGCCCTGCGGTCCGGTCTGGAGCAGCAGCCGGTGCGCTACGAGCCGATGGCCGTCGTCCTGCCCGAGGAGCATCCGCTCGCGGGCCTGCCCCGGGTGCCGGTCGCCGCGCTCGCCGGGGAGCAGGTGTACGCCGGTGCCGGGAACCCGCGCACCCGCGAGTGGACCGATCTGGCCCGTCGCCTCTTCGAGGGACACGGCATCCGGCTCGCCTCACCCCTTCCGCTGGCCGTCGGGGACGAGGAGTTCGTGCGGATCATGGCCAAGACCCGTAACCCGGTCCTGGCCGTGGTGGACTTTCCGGCCATGCCCGGAACGGTTCGCCGGCCCCTCGTCGATCCGGTGCCGCTCTCGCCCGTCTCCCTGGTCTGGCGGAAGGGGCTGGTCCACCCGGGACTGGACGCGCTGCGCAGGGCGGCGGCCGAGCTCGCGGAGGCGGAACAGTGGCTGCGACGGCCCGAGGACGGATGGATTCCGGCCATTGATGATGGTGTGATGAGCGTCCAAAGGTGA
- a CDS encoding glycosyltransferase, producing MASRIRRHGPASGARDGSRRRRLPMRLLLPLLVLVALVAMLMLRGYVHSEILADHRIQPEAATDKVPAKILEGGPIIDTRSGRTTSLGVPDHRLVLTFDDGPDPEWTPKVLDVLKKHHAHAVFFVTGTMTSRYPELVKRMVDEGHEVGLHTFNHPDLSFQSKKRIDWELSTNQLAITGAAGVRTSLFRPPYSSFADAMDDKSWPVTEYIGTRGYITVVNNTDSEDWKKPGVDEIIRRATPHGGKGAIVLMHDSGGDRHQTVQALDTFLPTLQQQGYRFDNLTEALGANSALTQVSGLDLWKGKAWIFLVSAADGITSVMVVGLAVIGFLVISRFVLMLLLSAAHARRVRRKGFRWGPAVTEPVSVLVPAYNEAKCIENTVRSLMASEHPIEVVVVDDGSTDGTARIVEAMGLPNVRVVRQLNAGKPAALNRGLANARHDLIVMMDGDTVFEPSTVRELVQPFGDPRVGAVAGNAKVGNRDSLIGAWQHIEYVMGFNLDRRMYDVLRCMPTIPGAVGAFRRSALQRVGGMSDDTLAEDTDITMALHRDGWRVVYAENARAWTEAPESVQQLWSQRYRWSYGTMQAIWKHRRALVDRGPSGRFGRVGLPLVSLFMVLAPLLAPLIDVFLLYGVVFGPTQKTIVAWLGVLAIQAFCAAYAFRLDKERMTHLISLPLQQILYRQLMYVVLLQSWITALTGGRLRWQKLRRTGVVEAPGGPVPTQRRRQSSSDRRPVA from the coding sequence ATGGCATCCCGTATCCGCCGTCACGGTCCCGCATCAGGAGCCCGTGACGGCTCCCGGCGCCGACGCCTGCCCATGCGCCTGCTGCTGCCGCTGCTCGTCCTCGTCGCGCTCGTGGCGATGCTGATGCTGCGCGGCTACGTCCACAGCGAGATCCTGGCCGACCACCGCATCCAGCCCGAGGCCGCCACCGACAAGGTGCCGGCGAAGATCCTCGAGGGCGGACCGATCATCGACACCCGCAGCGGCCGTACCACCAGCCTGGGCGTCCCCGACCACCGTCTCGTCCTCACCTTCGACGACGGTCCCGACCCCGAGTGGACCCCGAAGGTCCTCGACGTGCTGAAGAAGCACCACGCGCACGCCGTCTTCTTCGTGACCGGCACCATGACCTCCCGCTACCCGGAGCTGGTCAAGCGGATGGTGGACGAGGGCCACGAGGTCGGTCTGCACACCTTCAACCACCCCGACCTGTCCTTCCAGAGCAAGAAGCGCATCGACTGGGAGCTGTCCACCAACCAGCTCGCCATCACCGGCGCCGCCGGCGTGCGCACCTCGCTGTTCCGGCCGCCGTACTCCTCCTTCGCCGACGCCATGGACGACAAGTCCTGGCCGGTCACCGAGTACATCGGCACCCGCGGCTACATCACCGTCGTCAACAACACCGACAGCGAGGACTGGAAGAAGCCCGGCGTCGACGAGATCATCCGCCGGGCCACCCCGCACGGCGGCAAGGGCGCGATCGTCCTGATGCACGACTCCGGCGGCGACCGGCACCAGACCGTGCAGGCGCTGGACACGTTCCTGCCCACGCTCCAGCAGCAGGGCTACCGGTTCGACAACCTCACCGAGGCACTGGGCGCCAACAGCGCCCTCACCCAGGTGTCCGGGCTCGACCTGTGGAAGGGCAAGGCCTGGATCTTCCTGGTCTCCGCCGCGGACGGCATCACGTCCGTGATGGTCGTCGGCCTCGCCGTGATCGGCTTCCTGGTCATCTCCCGGTTCGTGCTGATGCTGCTGCTCTCCGCCGCCCACGCCCGCCGGGTGCGCCGCAAGGGCTTCCGCTGGGGGCCGGCGGTGACCGAACCGGTGTCGGTGCTGGTGCCCGCGTACAACGAGGCCAAGTGCATCGAGAACACGGTGCGTTCCCTCATGGCGAGCGAGCATCCGATCGAGGTCGTCGTCGTCGACGACGGATCCACGGACGGCACCGCGCGGATCGTCGAGGCGATGGGCCTGCCCAACGTGCGGGTCGTGCGCCAGCTGAACGCGGGCAAGCCCGCCGCCCTCAACCGGGGCCTGGCGAACGCCCGGCACGACCTGATCGTGATGATGGACGGCGACACCGTCTTCGAGCCGTCCACGGTCCGCGAACTCGTCCAGCCCTTCGGCGACCCGCGCGTCGGCGCCGTCGCCGGCAACGCCAAGGTGGGCAACCGCGACTCGCTCATCGGCGCCTGGCAGCACATCGAGTACGTGATGGGCTTCAACCTGGACCGCCGGATGTACGACGTCCTGCGCTGCATGCCGACGATCCCGGGCGCGGTCGGGGCGTTCCGCAGGTCCGCCCTCCAGCGCGTGGGCGGCATGAGCGACGACACGCTCGCCGAGGACACCGACATCACGATGGCCCTCCACCGCGACGGCTGGCGGGTCGTCTACGCCGAGAACGCGCGCGCGTGGACCGAGGCCCCCGAGTCCGTGCAGCAGCTGTGGTCCCAGCGCTACCGCTGGTCGTACGGCACCATGCAGGCGATCTGGAAGCACCGCCGGGCCCTGGTGGACCGGGGTCCGTCGGGCCGCTTCGGCCGGGTGGGCCTGCCGCTGGTCTCCCTGTTCATGGTGCTGGCCCCGCTCCTGGCGCCGCTGATCGACGTGTTCCTGCTCTACGGCGTGGTCTTCGGCCCGACCCAGAAGACGATCGTCGCCTGGCTGGGCGTCCTCGCCATCCAGGCGTTCTGCGCGGCCTACGCGTTCCGCCTGGACAAGGAGCGCATGACCCACCTGATCTCGCTGCCCCTGCAGCAGATCCTCTACCGCCAGCTCATGTACGTCGTGCTGCTCCAGTCCTGGATCACGGCGCTCACCGGCGGCCGGCTGCGCTGGCAGAAGCTCCGGCGCACGGGTGTCGTCGAGGCCCCCGGCGGGCCGGTGCCGACCCAGCGCAGACGCCAGAGCAGCAGTGATCGGAGGCCCGTGGCATGA
- a CDS encoding acyltransferase, translated as MTHGYTTGTPESTPSYGFPQQRTAEPAPAAQGAPAAQGAPAPAPAPAPKKPGRDRYLDLLRSIALVRVVVYHLFGWAWLTVLFPSMGVMFALAGSLMARSLNRPAAGVIKSRVRRLLPPLWAFSVVALTLMLAGGWNPVKDPDNGGTWGLIKLVDYVIPFGAPPFPWHIGSKSGLLEDTWAVQAAGPLWYLRAYLVFVVASPLLLRAFRRFPWPTVFAPLVLTAIVGTGIVTIPGETGNAVTDFAVYGGCWVLGFAHHDGLLAKIPRYVAVSVSALLMAFGLWWASGHLGPDGWDLNDIPLAQALWSFGFVVILLQYSPSWQELPGRLARWDKLVTLSNNRAVTIYLWHNMLIMATVPIIDQAYNLPFMQSDRAVAALDTTYMIWMFFLVWPLIGLTVLAFGWIEDIAAKRGPRLWPNGAKRGGGRRKAA; from the coding sequence ATGACCCACGGATACACGACCGGAACGCCCGAGTCGACGCCGTCGTACGGCTTCCCGCAGCAGCGGACCGCGGAGCCCGCTCCGGCTGCCCAGGGCGCCCCGGCCGCGCAGGGCGCTCCGGCGCCCGCTCCGGCGCCCGCGCCGAAGAAGCCGGGCCGTGACCGCTACCTGGACCTGTTGCGCTCGATCGCGCTGGTCCGCGTGGTCGTCTACCACCTGTTCGGCTGGGCCTGGCTGACGGTCCTGTTCCCCTCCATGGGCGTGATGTTCGCGCTCGCGGGCTCGCTGATGGCGCGTTCCCTGAACCGCCCCGCGGCCGGTGTGATCAAGAGCAGGGTGCGCAGGCTGCTGCCGCCCCTGTGGGCGTTCAGCGTCGTCGCGCTGACCCTGATGTTGGCGGGCGGCTGGAACCCGGTGAAGGACCCGGACAACGGCGGCACCTGGGGCCTGATCAAGCTCGTCGACTACGTGATCCCGTTCGGCGCACCGCCGTTCCCCTGGCACATCGGCTCCAAGTCGGGTCTGCTGGAGGACACCTGGGCGGTGCAGGCGGCCGGCCCGCTCTGGTACCTGCGCGCCTACCTCGTGTTCGTGGTGGCCTCGCCCCTGCTGCTCCGGGCGTTCCGCCGCTTCCCCTGGCCGACCGTGTTCGCCCCGCTGGTGCTGACGGCGATCGTCGGCACGGGCATCGTCACGATCCCCGGCGAGACCGGCAACGCGGTCACGGACTTCGCCGTCTACGGCGGCTGCTGGGTCCTGGGCTTCGCCCACCACGACGGTCTGCTGGCGAAGATCCCCCGCTATGTCGCGGTCTCCGTCTCGGCGCTGCTGATGGCCTTCGGACTGTGGTGGGCCTCCGGCCACCTGGGCCCCGACGGCTGGGACCTCAACGACATCCCGCTCGCCCAGGCCCTGTGGTCGTTCGGGTTCGTGGTGATCCTCCTGCAGTACTCCCCGTCCTGGCAGGAACTGCCCGGCCGGCTGGCCCGCTGGGACAAGCTGGTCACGCTCTCCAACAACCGTGCCGTCACGATCTACCTGTGGCACAACATGCTGATCATGGCCACGGTGCCGATCATCGACCAGGCCTACAACCTGCCGTTCATGCAGAGCGACCGGGCGGTGGCGGCCCTCGACACCACCTACATGATCTGGATGTTCTTCCTGGTCTGGCCGCTGATCGGCCTGACCGTCCTGGCCTTCGGCTGGATCGAGGACATCGCGGCCAAGCGCGGCCCGCGCCTGTGGCCGAACGGGGCGAAGCGGGGCGGGGGCCGGCGCAAGGCGGCCTGA
- a CDS encoding NarK/NasA family nitrate transporter, with product MTAPSTAPVASRRGRWIEHWDPEDEAFWKERGERTARRNLFFSVLCEHIGFSVWTMWSVLVLFMGPEYGLSPADKFLLTSVVTLVGAVVRVPYTFAVALFGGRNWTVVSAALLLVPTVAAFAVMEPGTSFTTFLLVGLLAGIGGGNFASSMTNINAFFPLRKKGWALGLNAGGGNIGVPVVQLVALAVIGASGGPRVLLGIYIPLIVVAAVLAALFMDNLASVRNDTGAARDAARDAHTWIMAFLYVGTFGSFIGYSFAFGQVLTNQFGRTPLQAAYLTFIGPLLGSLVRPVGGRLADRFGGARITLWNYVGMAAATAVLLVAGMQKSLAVFVPVFVVLFVLSGLGNGSTYKMIPGIFQAKALARGLTGEEAAGHARRLSGAAMGLIGAVGALGGVGINLAFRQSFLSYGSGTGAFAAFLAFYGACFAVTWAVYLRRPAGRVPATPAASETKDQLSYAEV from the coding sequence ATGACAGCCCCGAGCACAGCCCCCGTCGCGAGCAGGAGGGGCCGCTGGATCGAGCACTGGGATCCGGAGGACGAGGCCTTCTGGAAGGAGCGGGGCGAGAGGACCGCCCGGCGGAACCTGTTCTTCTCCGTCCTCTGCGAGCACATCGGGTTCTCGGTCTGGACGATGTGGTCCGTGCTGGTGCTGTTCATGGGCCCGGAGTACGGGCTGAGCCCGGCCGACAAGTTCCTGCTGACCTCGGTGGTCACCCTGGTCGGTGCCGTCGTCCGGGTGCCGTACACCTTCGCCGTGGCGCTCTTCGGCGGCCGGAACTGGACCGTCGTCTCGGCGGCCCTGCTGCTCGTGCCCACCGTCGCCGCGTTCGCGGTGATGGAACCGGGGACCTCCTTCACCACGTTTCTGCTCGTGGGGCTGCTGGCCGGCATCGGCGGCGGCAACTTCGCCTCCTCCATGACCAACATCAACGCCTTCTTCCCGCTGCGGAAGAAAGGGTGGGCGCTCGGTCTCAACGCGGGCGGCGGCAACATCGGCGTGCCCGTCGTCCAGCTCGTCGCGCTCGCCGTCATCGGCGCGAGCGGCGGCCCGCGTGTCCTGCTCGGGATCTACATCCCGCTGATCGTCGTCGCGGCCGTCCTCGCCGCGCTGTTCATGGACAACCTGGCATCCGTGCGCAACGACACCGGCGCGGCCCGGGACGCCGCACGGGACGCCCACACGTGGATCATGGCCTTCCTCTACGTCGGGACGTTCGGGTCCTTCATCGGGTACAGCTTCGCCTTCGGGCAGGTGCTGACGAACCAGTTCGGGCGCACCCCGCTGCAGGCCGCCTACCTCACCTTCATCGGCCCGCTGCTCGGCTCCCTCGTCCGGCCCGTGGGCGGCCGGCTCGCCGACCGGTTCGGCGGTGCCCGGATCACCCTGTGGAACTATGTCGGCATGGCCGCCGCCACCGCCGTCCTCCTCGTCGCCGGCATGCAGAAGTCGCTGGCGGTGTTCGTGCCCGTCTTCGTCGTCCTGTTCGTGCTCAGCGGGCTCGGCAACGGGTCGACGTACAAGATGATCCCCGGCATCTTCCAGGCCAAGGCCCTCGCCCGGGGGCTGACGGGCGAGGAGGCCGCCGGTCATGCGCGACGGCTGTCGGGTGCCGCGATGGGGCTCATCGGGGCGGTGGGCGCGCTGGGCGGCGTCGGCATCAACCTCGCCTTCCGGCAGTCCTTCCTGTCCTACGGCTCCGGCACCGGCGCGTTCGCCGCGTTCCTCGCCTTCTACGGCGCCTGCTTCGCGGTCACCTGGGCCGTATACCTTCGCCGCCCGGCCGGGCGGGTTCCGGCCACGCCGGCCGCATCGGAGACGAAGGACCAGCTCAGCTATGCCGAGGTGTGA
- a CDS encoding uroporphyrinogen-III synthase gives MDDEEQQHGPLAGFSVGVTAARRADELGALLQRRGAVVLHAPALRIVPLADDGELLAATKDILDQVPDVVVATTAIGFRGWVEAADGWGLGEELLGRLRGAELLARGPKVKGAIRAAGLTEEWSPSSESMAEVLDRLLDEGVDGRRVAVQLHGEPLPGFVEALRAGGAEVVPVPVYRWLPPEDVGPLDRLLDAAVSRGLDALTFTSAPAAVSLLTRAEERGLTGELLAALGHDVLAACVGPVTAVPLQARGVDTVQPERFRLGPLVQLLCQELPARARALPVAGHRVEIRGHAVLVDAELKPVPPAGMSLLRTLARRPGWVVPRAELLRALPGAGRDEHAVETAMARLRGALGTPKLIQTVVKRGYRLALDPAADAKYADD, from the coding sequence ATGGACGACGAAGAGCAGCAGCACGGTCCCCTCGCGGGATTCAGCGTGGGGGTCACCGCGGCACGCCGGGCCGACGAACTGGGCGCCCTGCTCCAGCGGCGCGGTGCCGTCGTGCTGCACGCGCCCGCCCTGCGGATCGTGCCGCTCGCCGACGACGGTGAACTCCTCGCCGCCACCAAGGACATCCTCGACCAGGTGCCGGACGTCGTCGTGGCCACCACCGCGATCGGCTTCCGCGGCTGGGTCGAGGCCGCCGACGGCTGGGGGCTCGGCGAGGAGCTGCTCGGCCGGCTGCGGGGGGCCGAGCTGCTGGCCCGCGGCCCCAAGGTCAAGGGGGCGATCCGGGCGGCCGGGCTGACGGAGGAGTGGTCGCCGTCGTCGGAGTCCATGGCCGAGGTGCTCGACCGGCTCCTGGACGAGGGTGTCGACGGGCGCCGCGTCGCCGTGCAGCTGCACGGCGAGCCGCTGCCCGGGTTCGTGGAGGCGCTCCGGGCCGGGGGAGCGGAGGTCGTGCCGGTGCCGGTGTACCGCTGGCTGCCGCCGGAGGACGTCGGCCCGCTCGACCGGCTGCTGGACGCGGCCGTCTCCCGCGGACTCGACGCCCTCACCTTCACCAGCGCGCCGGCCGCGGTCTCCCTGCTCACGCGGGCGGAGGAGCGGGGCCTGACCGGTGAACTGCTCGCGGCCCTCGGCCACGACGTGCTGGCGGCCTGCGTCGGCCCGGTCACGGCCGTGCCCCTCCAGGCGCGCGGGGTGGACACCGTACAGCCGGAGCGGTTCCGGCTCGGGCCGCTCGTGCAGCTGCTGTGCCAGGAACTGCCGGCCCGGGCGCGGGCGTTGCCGGTCGCCGGGCACCGGGTGGAGATCCGGGGGCACGCGGTGCTGGTGGACGCGGAGCTGAAGCCGGTGCCGCCGGCCGGGATGTCCCTGCTGCGGACGCTGGCCCGGCGGCCGGGCTGGGTGGTGCCACGGGCGGAGCTGCTGCGGGCGCTGCCCGGCGCCGGGCGCGACGAGCACGCGGTGGAGACCGCCATGGCCCGGCTCCGTGGCGCCCTGGGGACGCCGAAGCTGATCCAGACCGTGGTCAAGCGCGGGTACCGGCTGGCGCTGGACCCGGCCGCGGACGCGAAGTACGCGGACGACTAG
- a CDS encoding DUF1772 domain-containing protein, with protein sequence MTHPRETPRPARAGRTVLGAATVAMGLIAGVFYAFACAVMPALARADDRTYVAVMRDINDVIQNPVFFLSFMGALVLTAVSAWQLRGSAGGRWAGAALVAYTLAFLVTVAFSIPLNDALAGGGTPAPLREHFEGPWVAWNVVRAVLSTVALGCLARALLRTGAAAPADGPRAAR encoded by the coding sequence ATGACGCATCCGAGGGAAACACCGCGGCCGGCACGGGCCGGCCGGACCGTCCTGGGCGCCGCCACCGTCGCCATGGGGCTGATCGCCGGGGTCTTCTACGCCTTCGCCTGCGCGGTGATGCCCGCGCTGGCCCGCGCGGACGACCGGACGTACGTCGCGGTCATGCGCGACATCAACGACGTGATCCAGAACCCGGTGTTCTTCCTGAGCTTCATGGGGGCGCTGGTGCTGACGGCGGTCTCGGCGTGGCAGCTGCGCGGCTCGGCGGGCGGCCGCTGGGCGGGGGCGGCCCTGGTGGCGTACACGCTGGCGTTCCTCGTCACCGTGGCGTTCAGCATCCCGCTGAACGACGCGCTGGCGGGCGGGGGCACCCCGGCCCCGCTCAGGGAGCACTTCGAGGGCCCGTGGGTGGCGTGGAACGTCGTCCGGGCGGTGCTGTCGACGGTGGCGCTGGGCTGCCTGGCCCGGGCGCTGCTGCGGACGGGCGCGGCCGCCCCGGCCGACGGGCCGCGGGCGGCCCGCTAG
- a CDS encoding ABATE domain-containing protein: MALGTATPPNEPRFDAGRICLDLLATAHPAERLDAVGPLRAWITGAALVPPGTPLGHADASWLVGFRELRGQVGQLVRTPQTADPRTYERALARVNETARAAPPAPRAVRGADGTLVRELAGPPECAALLAVVARDAVELLTDPVARAAVRECEGDNCPLVYLDTSRGRRRRWCSSEVCGNRERVARHRRRAALARA; the protein is encoded by the coding sequence ATGGCACTGGGTACGGCCACGCCCCCGAACGAGCCGCGGTTCGACGCCGGGCGGATCTGTCTGGATCTCCTCGCGACCGCGCACCCGGCCGAACGGCTGGACGCCGTCGGTCCGTTGCGCGCCTGGATCACCGGCGCCGCACTGGTGCCGCCGGGCACACCGCTGGGCCACGCCGACGCCTCCTGGCTGGTGGGCTTCAGGGAACTGCGCGGACAGGTCGGGCAGTTGGTGCGCACCCCGCAGACGGCCGACCCGCGGACGTACGAACGCGCGCTCGCCCGGGTCAACGAGACCGCCCGCGCCGCGCCGCCCGCCCCGCGCGCGGTGCGCGGCGCCGACGGCACGCTGGTCCGGGAGCTGGCCGGTCCGCCGGAGTGCGCGGCCCTGCTCGCGGTGGTCGCCCGGGACGCGGTCGAGCTGCTCACCGACCCCGTCGCGCGGGCCGCCGTGCGCGAGTGCGAGGGCGACAACTGCCCGCTCGTGTACCTGGACACCTCCCGCGGGCGGCGCCGGCGCTGGTGCTCCAGCGAGGTCTGCGGCAACCGCGAGCGGGTCGCCCGGCACCGGCGCCGGGCGGCGCTCGCCCGCGCCTGA
- a CDS encoding sigma-70 family RNA polymerase sigma factor produces MGVRKDAAVANERGSRARHRMSSMPSEPDEELMRALYREHAGPLLAYVLRLVAGDRQRAEDVVQETLIRAWKNAGQLNRATGSVRPWLVTVARRIVIDGHRSRQARPQEVDPSPLEVIPAEDEIDKALWLMTLSDALDDLTPAHREVLVETYFKGRTVNEAAETLGIPSGTVRSRVFYALRSMKLALEERGVTA; encoded by the coding sequence GTGGGCGTGCGCAAGGATGCGGCCGTGGCCAATGAACGTGGATCGAGGGCCCGACATCGCATGTCCTCAATGCCCTCGGAACCTGACGAGGAGCTGATGCGTGCCCTGTACCGGGAGCACGCCGGACCTCTGCTCGCGTATGTCCTCCGGCTGGTCGCCGGTGATCGGCAGCGCGCCGAGGACGTCGTACAGGAAACGCTCATCCGTGCCTGGAAGAACGCCGGTCAGCTCAATCGGGCGACCGGATCGGTACGCCCCTGGCTGGTGACGGTCGCGCGCCGCATCGTCATCGACGGCCACCGCAGCCGGCAGGCCCGGCCGCAGGAGGTCGATCCGTCGCCGCTGGAGGTCATCCCCGCGGAGGACGAGATCGACAAGGCGCTGTGGCTGATGACGCTGTCGGACGCGCTCGACGACCTGACCCCGGCCCACCGGGAGGTCCTCGTCGAGACGTACTTCAAGGGGCGTACCGTCAACGAGGCGGCCGAGACGCTGGGCATTCCGAGTGGCACCGTCCGCTCCCGGGTGTTCTACGCCCTGCGGTCGATGAAGCTGGCACTGGAGGAGCGGGGGGTGACGGCGTGA
- a CDS encoding anti-sigma factor: MPSEHETVGAYALGILDDAEATAFETHLAGCEWCAQQLDELAGMEPMLAALADLPGSGSTPAIGESLSAKPSPRLVEKLVDEVSEHRAQKRRRSFYMIAAAAALIIAGPLAAVAVNSGSDSGGQVTASPAQDQFRTMTDKASGTDPSTHVSATVGMAQKAWGTQAVLELKNVKGPLKCSLVLVAKNGQRVTMSSWSVPNWGYGIQDGKTPESKKPLYIGGAAAFQPNEIDHFEVVTFEGKKLVQVDA, from the coding sequence GTGCCGAGCGAGCACGAGACCGTCGGTGCCTACGCCCTCGGGATTCTCGACGACGCCGAGGCAACCGCTTTCGAGACCCATCTCGCCGGCTGCGAGTGGTGCGCCCAGCAGCTGGACGAACTGGCGGGGATGGAGCCGATGCTGGCCGCGCTCGCGGACCTGCCGGGCTCCGGCAGCACCCCGGCGATCGGCGAGTCGCTGTCGGCGAAGCCCAGCCCCCGGCTGGTGGAGAAGCTGGTCGACGAGGTCTCCGAGCACCGCGCCCAGAAGCGCCGGCGCAGCTTCTACATGATCGCGGCGGCGGCCGCGCTGATCATCGCCGGCCCGCTCGCCGCGGTGGCGGTGAACAGCGGCTCGGACAGCGGTGGGCAGGTCACCGCCTCCCCGGCCCAGGACCAGTTCCGGACCATGACCGACAAGGCGTCGGGCACCGACCCGTCGACCCACGTCAGCGCCACCGTCGGCATGGCGCAGAAGGCCTGGGGCACCCAGGCGGTCCTGGAGCTGAAGAACGTCAAGGGCCCGCTCAAGTGCTCCCTGGTCCTGGTCGCGAAGAACGGCCAGCGCGTCACCATGTCGTCGTGGTCCGTGCCGAACTGGGGCTACGGCATCCAGGACGGCAAGACACCGGAGTCCAAGAAGCCCCTCTACATCGGCGGAGCCGCGGCCTTCCAGCCGAACGAGATCGACCACTTCGAGGTCGTCACCTTCGAGGGCAAGAAGCTCGTCCAGGTGGACGCGTAG